One genomic region from Planktothrix serta PCC 8927 encodes:
- a CDS encoding PAS domain S-box protein, translating to MNKRQIQPTTIFNPPDPPGELISSPVSATGEEDYFRHFVEYLPTAMAMVDPQLQYLAVSRQWQQEYGAGQPNLIGCSHQQWFPNLPEIWYQNAQYCLAGKLSRWELETSQPLANGLIEWSKWTVQPWQTASGTIGGLILAIEVITSQKQLQERLQLTQIAFDQATDAIFWMTLDGRFCYVNQSACRMLGYTQSELLKLNIHDIDRDLTPVVWQEYCQELKQTGALTFESRHQKKSGSIFPVDFKINYLELQSGEPGLTIPTEFGAACVPCLPLICGFAYDISDRKATSSAVLASKDQLEAVLNAVPGLVSWISSDLKYLGVNRHLANSYNVPAEEFLGKEVGFLQNSPKFNEFVYEFFAEETWKSSREITANVRGVPYTYLIVAQKYHRGSAAVFVGLDITERQQMEQALRQSEGQEAKRRAELEELLTQLQRTQTQLIQTEKMSSLGQLVAGIAHEINNPVNFISGNISHAKNYIEDLINLLGLYQQYYPQVVPEIADEMEEVNLNFLKQDLPRMLESMKVGAERIRDVVRSLRHFTRLDESQMKYVDIHEGLDSTILILQNRLQAKAGRPSITLIKEYSVLPKVECYAGQLNQVFMNLLTYTIDRLEATSSKGDLTDQPQIKIRTYLQEKNTVAISISDNGIGMSDPERQGIFDPFITPQLQGKGTGLGLSLAYHLVTDKHRGELQCFSTLGVGTEFLIEIPLNS from the coding sequence GTGAACAAAAGGCAAATTCAACCCACTACAATTTTTAACCCTCCTGACCCCCCAGGTGAGTTGATTTCTTCCCCTGTTTCTGCAACAGGCGAGGAAGATTATTTCCGTCATTTTGTCGAATATTTACCGACAGCGATGGCAATGGTTGACCCCCAACTTCAGTATTTAGCAGTATCCCGTCAATGGCAACAGGAATATGGTGCAGGACAGCCTAATTTAATCGGTTGTTCCCATCAACAATGGTTTCCGAATTTACCCGAAATTTGGTATCAAAATGCTCAATATTGTTTAGCTGGAAAATTATCTCGGTGGGAACTCGAAACCTCCCAACCTCTAGCGAATGGTTTAATAGAATGGAGTAAATGGACGGTTCAACCTTGGCAAACGGCATCAGGAACCATCGGCGGATTAATTTTAGCCATTGAAGTCATTACCTCTCAAAAACAGTTACAAGAAAGGTTACAACTGACTCAAATCGCGTTTGATCAGGCAACAGATGCCATTTTTTGGATGACTTTAGACGGTCGGTTTTGTTATGTCAATCAATCTGCCTGTCGGATGTTGGGTTATACTCAAAGTGAATTGCTAAAACTGAATATTCATGATATTGATCGAGATTTAACCCCTGTGGTTTGGCAAGAATATTGCCAAGAATTAAAACAAACTGGAGCATTAACGTTTGAATCCCGTCATCAAAAAAAATCCGGTTCAATTTTCCCGGTTGATTTTAAAATTAATTATTTGGAATTACAGTCTGGTGAACCGGGGTTAACTATTCCCACAGAATTCGGCGCGGCTTGTGTTCCCTGTTTACCTTTAATTTGTGGTTTTGCTTATGATATTTCTGATCGAAAAGCAACGTCCTCTGCGGTTTTAGCCTCAAAGGATCAATTAGAAGCCGTATTAAATGCAGTACCGGGGTTAGTTTCTTGGATTAGTTCGGATTTGAAATATTTAGGGGTAAATCGTCATTTAGCCAATTCTTACAATGTTCCGGCGGAAGAATTTTTAGGGAAAGAAGTGGGATTTCTCCAAAATAGCCCCAAATTTAATGAATTTGTCTATGAATTTTTTGCCGAAGAGACTTGGAAAAGTTCGAGAGAAATTACCGCCAATGTTCGAGGAGTTCCTTACACTTATTTAATTGTGGCTCAAAAATATCATCGCGGATCGGCGGCGGTGTTTGTGGGATTAGATATTACTGAACGCCAACAAATGGAACAGGCTTTACGCCAAAGTGAAGGACAAGAAGCCAAACGACGAGCCGAGTTAGAAGAACTTTTAACTCAGCTTCAACGCACTCAAACCCAACTGATTCAAACGGAAAAAATGTCAAGTTTGGGGCAGTTAGTGGCGGGAATTGCCCATGAAATTAATAATCCGGTTAATTTTATTTCGGGAAATATTTCCCATGCCAAAAATTATATTGAGGATTTAATTAATTTATTGGGGTTATATCAACAGTATTATCCTCAAGTTGTTCCTGAAATTGCCGATGAGATGGAAGAGGTAAATTTAAACTTTTTAAAACAGGATTTACCTCGGATGTTAGAGTCGATGAAAGTGGGAGCAGAACGAATTCGAGATGTCGTGCGATCGCTGCGTCATTTCACTCGTTTAGACGAATCTCAAATGAAATATGTTGATATTCATGAAGGCTTAGATAGTACGATCTTAATCTTACAAAATCGTCTCCAAGCTAAAGCCGGACGACCGAGTATTACCCTGATTAAAGAGTATAGTGTTTTACCCAAAGTAGAGTGCTATGCCGGACAACTGAATCAAGTGTTTATGAATTTACTAACCTATACAATTGATCGTTTAGAAGCCACCAGTTCTAAGGGAGATTTAACGGATCAACCTCAGATTAAAATTCGTACCTATTTACAGGAGAAAAATACCGTTGCTATCTCTATTTCTGATAATGGAATTGGAATGTCAGATCCAGAACGCCAAGGTATTTTTGATCCGTTTATTACCCCCCAATTACAGGGAAAAGGAACAGGTTTAGGATTATCCCTCGCCTATCATTTAGTCACGGATAAACATCGGGGAGAACTCCAGTGTTTTTCTACATTAGGAGTAGGAACTGAGTTTTTAATTGAAATTCCGTTAAACAGTTAG
- a CDS encoding ShlB/FhaC/HecB family hemolysin secretion/activation protein, with protein sequence MPSFLYFHWIKNPSFYQLKFHLKLLVCFFVYSQFFILILQVNSALAEVNSPVQTQIPESLPPEPLIIPIPPQPSLPEPQLSPPLPPPEPLLPPSAPLPITPEQLPDTPNTITIERFEFEGNTVFSDQKLAEITQPFVGHPITFTELLQARSAVTNLYIDQGYITSGALIPPQTLTNGIVTLSILEGKISQINIQGKGRLNPNYVKSRLELVTRQPFNQQRLLRALQLLQLDPVVETISAELATGTEPGESILNITFKTAKTFDVNLFTDNNRSPTVGSWERGIEVSEGNLFGQGDQLNLSYSNTQGSNIVDVLYTFPITSRNTTLGLYFNSTNSRIVEPPFDDLDIKANSRTYELRFRQPIIQTPTEELALGLTFARRESDTSILGVGFPLSRGAEEDGKTRLSILRFSQEYTNQGPKQVFAVRSQLSFGVGLLDATLSSDQPDSQYFAWRGQAQWVRLLAPDTLFLLRSDVQLTNQELLPLEQMGLGGEESVRGYRQDVLLRDNVIFASAELRYPLLRTRNGLGVLQLTPFMDFGQAWNVPGELELPDRTLLSVGLGLRWQYGDRLTARIDWGIPLIQIESSDRSLQEQGIYFLLNWSPF encoded by the coding sequence ATGCCATCTTTTTTATATTTCCATTGGATAAAAAATCCCTCTTTTTATCAGCTTAAATTCCATCTGAAATTGTTGGTGTGTTTTTTCGTCTATTCTCAATTTTTCATCCTAATTTTACAAGTAAATTCTGCCTTGGCTGAAGTCAATTCTCCTGTGCAAACTCAAATTCCTGAATCTTTGCCTCCCGAACCTTTAATTATACCGATTCCTCCTCAACCTTCACTCCCAGAACCCCAACTTTCTCCCCCGTTACCTCCCCCAGAACCTTTGCTTCCGCCATCGGCGCCTCTACCGATAACTCCAGAACAACTTCCTGACACTCCAAATACTATTACCATTGAACGGTTTGAATTTGAAGGAAATACGGTTTTTAGCGATCAAAAATTAGCTGAAATTACACAACCGTTTGTCGGTCATCCGATTACCTTTACCGAATTATTACAAGCGCGTTCGGCGGTGACAAATTTATATATTGATCAGGGTTATATTACTTCGGGTGCGTTAATTCCTCCGCAAACTTTAACCAATGGAATTGTTACCCTTTCAATTTTAGAAGGAAAAATCTCTCAAATTAATATTCAGGGAAAGGGACGTTTAAACCCCAACTATGTTAAAAGTCGATTAGAATTAGTTACTCGTCAACCGTTTAATCAACAACGTCTTTTACGAGCCTTGCAATTACTACAACTTGACCCAGTTGTAGAAACGATTTCTGCGGAATTAGCAACAGGAACTGAGCCGGGTGAAAGTATTCTCAATATTACCTTTAAGACAGCAAAAACTTTTGATGTTAATCTATTTACAGATAATAATCGTTCTCCGACGGTGGGTTCCTGGGAACGGGGAATTGAAGTCAGCGAAGGGAATTTATTCGGACAGGGCGATCAATTAAATCTGTCCTATAGTAATACTCAGGGCAGTAATATTGTTGATGTTTTATATACGTTTCCGATTACCTCTCGCAATACAACATTAGGACTTTATTTTAACTCTACAAATAGTCGAATTGTAGAACCTCCTTTCGACGATTTAGATATTAAAGCTAATAGTCGGACTTATGAATTGCGATTTCGTCAACCCATTATTCAAACACCAACAGAAGAACTCGCATTAGGATTAACCTTTGCGCGTCGGGAAAGTGATACCAGTATTTTAGGGGTGGGTTTTCCCCTGTCCAGAGGCGCAGAGGAGGACGGGAAAACGCGGCTTTCAATTTTGAGGTTTTCTCAAGAATACACCAATCAGGGGCCAAAACAAGTGTTTGCGGTGCGATCGCAATTAAGTTTTGGGGTCGGACTTTTAGATGCAACCCTGAGTTCCGATCAACCCGATAGTCAATATTTTGCTTGGCGAGGTCAAGCGCAATGGGTACGGTTATTAGCACCCGATACCCTGTTTTTACTGCGGTCTGATGTTCAACTCACAAACCAAGAATTACTCCCCTTAGAACAAATGGGACTGGGAGGGGAGGAGAGTGTGCGCGGCTATCGTCAAGATGTCTTGTTACGCGATAACGTGATTTTTGCCTCCGCAGAATTGCGTTATCCCCTGCTTCGCACCCGAAATGGTTTGGGAGTCTTACAACTCACACCCTTTATGGATTTTGGTCAAGCTTGGAACGTACCGGGAGAATTGGAATTACCCGATCGCACCTTATTGTCAGTTGGGTTAGGATTAAGGTGGCAATATGGCGATCGCCTAACCGCACGCATCGACTGGGGTATACCGTTAATTCAAATAGAGTCCAGCGATCGCAGCTTACAGGAACAAGGGATTTATTTTTTACTGAATTGGAGTCCGTTCTGA
- a CDS encoding 2Fe-2S iron-sulfur cluster-binding protein, with the protein MTVYQVRLINESQGLDCTIAVPDDQYILDIAEDNGIRLPSGCKQGDCSVCVAKLLNGQVDQSEQKFLRPAEIAIGYTVTCVAYPRSDCTLYTHQEQVLYQSSLYHQPNSDGF; encoded by the coding sequence ATGACGGTTTATCAAGTCCGCTTAATCAATGAATCTCAAGGTTTAGATTGTACCATTGCGGTTCCTGATGATCAATATATTCTCGATATTGCAGAAGACAATGGAATTCGTCTACCATCAGGATGTAAACAAGGAGATTGTTCGGTCTGCGTCGCCAAACTCCTCAACGGTCAAGTTGATCAAAGTGAACAAAAATTTCTCCGTCCTGCGGAAATTGCTATCGGGTATACTGTAACCTGTGTTGCTTATCCGCGTTCAGATTGTACTCTCTATACCCATCAAGAACAAGTTTTATATCAATCGTCTCTCTATCATCAACCGAATTCAGATGGTTTTTAA